The DNA region ACCTCCAGCATCTTGATTCGATTGATGTTTTTCTACACTGAAAGAAAAAAGTATTAAGTCCAGGGATTTCATactcaatttaaatatttgtcgCTATGTTTTTCATCCATTgctgtttttatttactttaaatatgttaatatttttattagataatttttataaaattacataatattacattttttttttatgacttaaaatatttaaagtaaataagaCTAACGTCACAACTTATATCTAATTCCTATtcagatattttttttttactgttCCCCTTTTTTTATGAGTGTATACTTTTCCTTCTGGGTCATAACCTTACAATGGGTATTTCGCGCTTGAAAATTTCATAGAAACAATTCGAACATATTGGCACTTTCGAGCGACGAAAGTGGATTTAATCTAAGATATATGTGTTTCTATGAAAATATAGCTTATCCTGTAATCTTAAGGATGTAGCTTGAACGCTTGACTTCTATATGATTATTTAAAGTCTGTGAATCTTGTACAGTTACGGTGAATTGGGGTGTGCCCGCTCCTGTGGAGTTTGGCAAAGCATGtattgttgtttttttatGGCTTGACATCTTCGCTTCATTCAAACAgaaatttgttttttctttttttttctattataTATTCTATAAGTAAAACAGACAAAAAAGGGGACTTGACAATTTATCATTTATGAAGATGTTACTGGCTACTTATCCGATAAGCTGCGAACTCATAAAACTTTTCCACTTTTGTGGACCATCTCTAAAAAGTCTTTTCTATGATACCATTACAGaatttacatatttatttaatgctTGATGCGTACACAGCACAGCACGAACCATTTTGACTTTGGAGTTATAAAAAGTATCtgcattatattttaaatttaggcGCCCAAGGTTGTGTACTACAGCTACATTCAGAGAAAAAACAGTATATTAACACATTAGTTTCTCGTTATTcctaattattatttatgatcATAtgatcatatagctgccatctGAATGAATTCTAatacataatttaattttaatgattgGGGGTCCGAAATTATATcccttatataatttaataataatttctttttatttctacAAACTATTTAATgatgataattttaaaatgaatggGGATCCATGCTGTACGGAATTTTATCCCTTTACCATCTGGGTACCCCCTTGGTAATTGCCAAATACCAACTGAGCGCAGGAGTACCACATGACCCCGATTGGTGGAAAAGAATGACTGAAGAATTCGGGCACAATGACAAACAATCGAAAACTTTCGAAGCCCAGGGGGATGGAGTTGGGCCAACATGAGGGATTGATGACCACAGAACCGTCCCGATTCCATTCCAACTTTAATGACTGTGCGGTGGCGCATAAAGTACAAGGCAAAGTACAATATTGAGTGCAATCCCGCCCACACTCACATGCGATATAGGGAGGGAAAACTTTCGGCCATCGGTTGTAAAACTTCACACGCTCAGTGGGCTTCGCCGAGGCAGAAAACTTGAACTTTTAATTTGTTCTAAAGTAAATTTTACACAGAAACTCAAACTCTTATTGGTAGGTGGTCGGCTCGGCTTCTGGCCTTTTGGACACGCTCTTAGCCTGCGCGACACGCTCACATGAAATGACAACTGCCTTCACCTAGATTAGGaaggtaaaaatattttcagcaAGAAAGTACTTTAAATTTTACGAACGAACGATCTTAATTCTAAGATTTCGTCGGGCGAAGATGTCAATTTCAGTTTCTAACGTGGTCGAACTTTTTAAGGCTTTTGGAATCGGAACCTCCAGCTCTTctcttttgaaaatattttttaacttttgCCTTGAATTCCGTTCCGCTTTTTTCGAATTAAACTCTTTCGTGATTACcggtaaaaatatttatattttatttcaaaactattattttgtaattatAAATCTTATATTCGGATCCAAAAAATTATGGTTAATATGCCCTAATATATGTTTTCAGCTCCTGTGTCCCAAAAATAGCACAAGATGTTTAGTTTCATGCTCAGCATAAACACCGTGTCCTACTCAGCATATCCTTTAGATGCATAGCTTCAGGAAACTTTACGCACTACGCAAGTTAATGCTTACAGACGAAAAAGAGGAAAATAGTGATAAGCATATATGGGCAGATGTGCGGGATAACCCCTCACCATTGTATCCGACATTTTTACGATGTTACTGTGTAACTATGAAATACAGCCGGAggtgaaacaaattataatatGGTTGTGCGTTAGATATGAATCACTTCTCAGTCCCGACCTAGCTGTGGGCACTTCGGGAGAAGATGCGCTGGGTGACCGTGTCGTATACTTGATATTTAGTGGGGAACCTCCTCATAATATTTACCCACTCGACTTTATAGTCTGGACTCTTCCATTTCTTTGCCTTGTGTTATCACTGACAATTTAGCTGAAGcagaattagaagaaaaaaatgaaaaaaaggGACTCGAGCGCCAAACGAAGTGTAATCTGATTGCATTTGGCAGCGGCACAAAGCGaatgaggatgaggatgatgAGGCACATACCTATAGATGGGGTGTCGTGTCCTGGTGACTGCCAAAGGCGTTTCTCTTAATCAAACGTCGCTCTTTGTGTCAGCGCGATTTTCACGTTGCCCACTTCCAGGTGTCTATTGCTTGGTTCCACGCCTTGGGCGACACTCAATGAGTCCGTCAGTCATTTAGTCAGCGGGGCAATCGCTGAGATTGATTATGTCTGCTCTAATCTGGCAAATGTAATCAACATAATTCCGCCCTATCTGTGTATCACCTTTAGGCGCGGTAAGGAGGTACACCTACAAAAAATGAATCAGAATTCTCGTTCTTATACAATATCGTATCATTTTGAGCCTATAAAACTTTGCTATCCATTTTTAAAGGGTGAGAAATCAAGAAATAACAATATCTTTTTTACATTATTCAATGGTAACAATGATACGTGTAAATTAATCTGACAATGTAATCAACATAATTCTGTCCTATTTGTATATCACCTTTAAAGAATTAATAGATGGAAATATAAAGGAGATTCTGACATTTGTTTTCCTCTGCAggaaagtttaatattaaatattcctAATATCAAATTTTGGGGCAAAGAGtgattattaaaaataaaattcacgGCATTTATCCGAaaccaatttgtttttttaaagccTTGGTAtgcattaattttagtttaagaaATACTATCCCGGTGCACTTCGTAACTACgttgccgtccacagtgatataaCATTCTACTTTATTCACGTTCGCATATTCTGGTAAGTTTTTGAAACGATTAAGCTTGATGAAGGTCTATTATATATTGAAGGTTACTTAAACTTAATAAAACTTACTATTTTTCTAAATTGTTCTTAAAAGAATACCTAACCTACTTTGTTTTATGACTAGTAGTTCTTTTGGTATTTTACCACAGGTGTTCATGGAAGTCGTGAGTTTTGGTCACCAAGGAAACGCGACCAAAACAAAGACCAACCCCTAGAACTGTCAATTTTTTAGAAACATATTCACTTTAATGCCGCGAACACAGAACTTTATAGGAACTGATTGATAAAAATGGCTTCAAAAAGCAGTGCCAATGAGAACCAAGGATTAGGAGAAGCTGGAGCGGATGCAGAGGCagttcctcctcctcctccaacGGCTGCGGGCAGGCCCAGACCGCCCACATCGCAGCTATTTTCGGTGAGTCTAGCctaaaatttgatttttgttcCTTTAGTATAATGAATCTAATTTAGAGGGGCAATCTGGTTAGTAGTCGGACAGGAGGAGGTGATAAATCAGGTCTGGCCAGACCATCGACAGCAGTCCGGGCTGTTGGCTATGCCGCCAATAGCGGGTCTGCTGGTCAAAGGTTTGACCAGTTTTTCCTGGAGAAGGCCAAGCAGCAAACTCTTTCCTCTGCAAACGCTGTGGATGCCGCCAAGGAAGTGAAGTAAGTATAAACCAAAATTTTACTATGAACGATTAGGTAAGTATTAATCCTTAAGAAGGTTATGTTTAACAGCCAATTGTATAAGATGTCTAAGGAGTAAAAAAGACctaaacaaaaaatcaaataataataatattattattatgttatAGAACGAATTGTACAAAGTATTACGTGGTATTTTGGTGTGGAATGAcataaagatatatttttccTTTCCCCGGATAAAAGTAGCTATCCATTCTACAAAACTTTTAAGAAGTTCCTTACGGTCATAATGAATCTGTTGTCAGCCACGGGGTTACTAAGTATCAGGGAGAATTATGGAGTTAATATTGCAGAATATAGCATTGACTCAGGATTACAGAATTGTTTTTTAGATTGTGAGCTCAGGCGGCAACCACAAGGTTTAAAAACTCTCTGACAACTTATAACTCTCTTATGATAAAAACTATATTTTCACATAATGTAACTGCTTAATAATTACAGTCCTCAGATCAAATATAAGAACCTGGAGGGCAAGATTGTGAAGCTCTTGGAATCGTCCATTGTGTTGGCCTGGCAAAGCACTGCAGCTCGATCTAGCGGAGATCTGAACTCTGAGGCAAAATCGGCATTGGCCGAGTCCTTAAATAAGGCCAAGGAAGCCTTCTCCTTAGACCGAACCCTGCATCGATTTCGGGACCAGCAGGGCGAGAATGTATACCACAACTTTGATTTGACTTATGCGGTGAGAGGGACTAAGATGATCACTTAAAATCCCAATTGAAAATGTCGATTACAGGTTTTCTTCAATCTAGCGGAGCAATACGAACGCAATGATTTGCACATCGAGGCCCTCAACACTTACAGCATCATGACCAAGAACAAGATGTTTCCGCATGTTAACCAGCTGAAGATCAATATGGGTAATATTTACTACAATATGGGTATATACCAGAAGGCGGTCAAAATGTACCGCATGGCCCTCGATTCGGTGCCAAAGAACTTAAGCCAGTTGCGGCTGAAGATCCGTGAGAACATTGGAATCCTCTTTGTCCGCATGGGTTCCTATTCGGATGCGGCTTCCAGCTTTGAATTCATCATGTCGGAGCGGGCGGACATCAAGAGTGGCATCCACCTGCTGCTTTGCTATTACGCCATGGGCGACGTGGAGAAGATTAAGACGGCCTTTCGAAGTCTTTGCGATGTCCAGCCCGGAGAAACGGAAACCGATCTGGGGAGTGAGAGCAATATTATCAAGCTGCAACAGCAGACCGATCAGGGTAGTCAAGTTGGGGATCCCGATATGGACAAGTCCTCAGACCACCAAGAAAGTGGAGGCGCGGATGTGGCAGTAATCGATGCAGAGGGTGGCGGAAGCTACGAAAAAGTCCAGGAGTCAGTTAAGTTTTCGGCCAAGGCAAAGCAACGTTCAGTTCTCCAAGCTCTTAAGAAAGACGACCTAGCCGTGTACACCAGTCAACGTCGAAATTCCGAAAAACGATCCATCACAATGATTGTAGATCTGATCTCACCCTTAATCGAAGAGAATTATAATGATGGTGAGCAATTGTGGACACCATTATCATAGGATATGTTTTTGATtctgttttaaaatttaaatctcTATAACCCATTTTTAGGATACAATTGGTGCATTGAGATCATCAAGACCTCTAATCTGGCATGGCTGGCAAACGAGCTGGAACTGAACAAGGCCCTAGTTTATCTTCGACAAAATGACGTAAATCAAGCCATTGAAACGCTGCAAATGTACGATCGCAAAAGTCAGGGATCTATGACGGCCAGCGCTCTGACCAACCTAAGTTTCATTTACATAAGTGTAAGTTGTGCATATGGGAAAAACAAAATCTGCCCCTCATCTTATTATCAAGGGATTTCACATTTGGGACCTATATATTTACTAGAGTAAAGTCATCCGTAAATGATTGTGGTGAACAGTGGCAAGTAGTTATTATTAATTGCGTTATAATTATCAAAACTTTAAGTGTGATTTATGCTTTATGATTCATAATAGAGAGACCGACTTATCAGTTCTATTCATAAGGACTCAAGATCATTAAAATTATCTTTCAGCTGGGCAACCTGGAGATGGCCACACAGTGTCTTAACCAGCTTCAGGAAATCGGAGCGCTGGAAAACAACGCCCTAGCTCTGATCAATGCCAGCATAGTGGACCTCCGGAAGCAGAACTTCACCTCAGCCCGCGATCGTTTGGAGCGAGCACTGCAACTCCAGCCTACGAACTTTGAGGCCAACTACAATCTCGGCCTGGTGGCATTGGCACAGCAGGATTTCGAGCTGGCTGAGGAGCGTTTCGAGTTGCTGAAGGCCCAGCTAATGATGCCCCATTCAGTGCAGCACAGCCATGTGTTCTATCAGCTTGCCAAGTTGCAGGAACGCCGGTTGGGTGGTGGGTTCCAGGGAAACGCATCGCCGGGGGCTGCATTGCAGGCCTACCTCCAGGTGCTCGGCATCTCTGCCTCGGACATCGATTCGCGCCTGTTCGAGAAGGTAGGTTCGCTCTATGAGCAGATTCAGGACCACCAGGAGGCCAATCAGTACTACCACGAAGCGTATCGCATAAACATGAGCGACATCAATATCGCCAGTAGCATTGGCTCCTACTACATCAAGCTGCAGGCCACGGAAAAGGCGCTGTATTACTACGAACGGGCGGTTTTGGCTGATCCTAACGATCCCAATCTGATGCTACGTATTGCCAGCTGCTTTCGTAACTCCTATCTGCCGCCCAAGCAGTATCTGGGTATGTTCCAGAAGATCCATGCTCGCTTTCCGGACAACCTCACGTGCGTACGGGCCCTGATGCAAGTGACCAAGTCGCTGGGTCTGGGAGATTTGCACGAGCGGTACGGCCTGGAATATGCACGCTTacaaaagcagcagcaggaacGTCAGAACGAGCACCGATACCAGCAACAGCGCCTCTCCTCAGCGGCCTCGAATAGCAGCCGCCTGCGAAGTAAGTTGATGAACATTACTCTGAAAGGAATAATATATTACTCAGTATATATTTGAGCTCATATATTTTCTATCTTATCCTGTAGCCATCAGGCAGTCCAATGAGGAACGCTTGCAGGAGAACAGCGACATATCCAAAGGCATGACCTATACGCAGAGTCCAGCCACGTATTCAGGTAAAGTTGTGTCACCCTATTAGAGATCTTCTGTAAGCTAACTTTGGTTTGCTTACAGTTCAGCAGTTCGATCCTTTGGGACCTCCTGCAGAACGTCCTCGAACTGGCAGAGCACAGCAGAGCAGAGACGATTCAGATGATGATGCGGAAATGAATGCTGAAAGCTTGTTGCCCATTTAAAAACATCCTTTTAACTTATTGTTATATCAAGGGACAAGTCTGTACAATTAATAAACCATTAGCGAGCAAGTAACTCTGTTTAATCCACGAttgaaagatttttttaaggtAGCAAAATTAAGATTGTTTAAACCTTTTGTATATGGTTACGAAGATT from Drosophila subpulchrella strain 33 F10 #4 breed RU33 chromosome 2L, RU_Dsub_v1.1 Primary Assembly, whole genome shotgun sequence includes:
- the LOC119547000 gene encoding intraflagellar transport protein 88 homolog; this translates as MASKSSANENQGLGEAGADAEAVPPPPPTAAGRPRPPTSQLFSRGNLVSSRTGGGDKSGLARPSTAVRAVGYAANSGSAGQRFDQFFLEKAKQQTLSSANAVDAAKEVNPQIKYKNLEGKIVKLLESSIVLAWQSTAARSSGDLNSEAKSALAESLNKAKEAFSLDRTLHRFRDQQGENVYHNFDLTYAVFFNLAEQYERNDLHIEALNTYSIMTKNKMFPHVNQLKINMGNIYYNMGIYQKAVKMYRMALDSVPKNLSQLRLKIRENIGILFVRMGSYSDAASSFEFIMSERADIKSGIHLLLCYYAMGDVEKIKTAFRSLCDVQPGETETDLGSESNIIKLQQQTDQGSQVGDPDMDKSSDHQESGGADVAVIDAEGGGSYEKVQESVKFSAKAKQRSVLQALKKDDLAVYTSQRRNSEKRSITMIVDLISPLIEENYNDGYNWCIEIIKTSNLAWLANELELNKALVYLRQNDVNQAIETLQMYDRKSQGSMTASALTNLSFIYISLGNLEMATQCLNQLQEIGALENNALALINASIVDLRKQNFTSARDRLERALQLQPTNFEANYNLGLVALAQQDFELAEERFELLKAQLMMPHSVQHSHVFYQLAKLQERRLGGGFQGNASPGAALQAYLQVLGISASDIDSRLFEKVGSLYEQIQDHQEANQYYHEAYRINMSDINIASSIGSYYIKLQATEKALYYYERAVLADPNDPNLMLRIASCFRNSYLPPKQYLGMFQKIHARFPDNLTCVRALMQVTKSLGLGDLHERYGLEYARLQKQQQERQNEHRYQQQRLSSAASNSSRLRTIRQSNEERLQENSDISKGMTYTQSPATYSVQQFDPLGPPAERPRTGRAQQSRDDSDDDAEMNAESLLPI